The DNA region CATTCAATTTTAAATTAAGTTTCAAAATAACGTAAACGAGACTAGGAACCCCAAGACTCGCTCATAAATATGAAGACTTTAATATGCATAAAAACTGAGAAACATAAGAAGCATGTCGTTAAATTGTTAAAAATCgtatttcttttaaaagctAAGAATTGTGATTCCTGATACCTTTTGACCTGCAGCTTCCCTTTGTTGCGCACAAAGCGGATGCTGTAGACTCTCTGCATGGCGGACGGCAGGTAAGTCAGCATGTCTGAGTTAGTGGCCAGTCTGGGCAGGCCGAGGGTGGGCAGAGGGGTGAGGCTGCGGCACAGCGGGCACTGGATGGTGTTGGGCTCGGCTGACTTGACGTTCATGCGCGCAAGGCACTCCAGGCAAAACGTGTGCTTACACTGAAGCATCTTTGGACAGCGGAAGACATTGTTGAACTGACTGAAGCAAATGGAGCACTCCAGGTCCGGGCAGGTGTCCTCGGAGCACTGAGACTGGAGAGGAGACGGGCGGAGGTCAGGGGACGGGATGATGACGGAGACCTGGCCGGAGGGGGGGCGGGCAGGGTAAGGGTCGGGTGTGGGAGTAGATACTGGAGATGGTGTTTGAGCTGAAGGCGAGACTGAAACCAGGCTGGATTTGAAGACGAAGCCTGTATCCGAGATTGGAAGCGGCGAGGCGGAGTGGTCCGAGTACGGTGATGGGACAAGGTTTTGACCTCCGTCTTGGTCTGATGAGGCCTGATAAACTGCCACAGAGCTCAAACCTGTCTGGATGGCAGGAGGAGACGCTAATGTGGCCGACAGAGATGCATGACGGGAATCATCATAGGAGTCAGGAGGTGAACTTGTGTTTCTGTAGGGATTCATGACTAGACGGAGGATTGCTTTAGTGAAAGAAGGCGTGAAGCTCTGAGGAGATCAACAGATGGAGGTGTTGAGCCTTTAGCGGTCAGCAGTGACGGGAGCAACCAGTCACATGgaagatgatgaagaaatgATGAAGAGGCTCCTGGTACAGCCTCAGTCTTCAAATCTAAAGTCAATCTATAGACGACAACACAACATCAATACACTGCAAACCAACAGGATTACATCTTGCAAACAACGGAAACTAAATTAGAATTTGTAGAATAATAtctggccaaaagtatgtggacaagGCTGTCCTGACCGCTTAGTTTCATTGAACTGAAATGTTACTGCTGCAGCATACACTGATATTTTAGACATTTGGCAGTCAGTCAACACTGTCAGTCATATTAAAACACAAGGCGGCTCCATAAAGACATGGTTCTCAGTTTGGTGTGTTAGAACTCATCTGatcctgacctcaaccccattcTCAGTAAGAATAACACTGCTCATCTGGTCAAGCCTAAACCCCTGACGGCACAGAGGAAACTGTTTTAGT from Cottoperca gobio chromosome 9, fCotGob3.1, whole genome shotgun sequence includes:
- the LOC115013942 gene encoding E3 ubiquitin-protein ligase TRIM33, with the translated sequence MNPYRNTSSPPDSYDDSRHASLSATLASPPAIQTGLSSVAVYQASSDQDGGQNLVPSPYSDHSASPLPISDTGFVFKSSLVSVSPSAQTPSPVSTPTPDPYPARPPSGQVSVIIPSPDLRPSPLQSQCSEDTCPDLECSICFSQFNNVFRCPKMLQCKHTFCLECLARMNVKSAEPNTIQCPLCRSLTPLPTLGLPRLATNSDMLTYLPSAMQRVYSIRFVRNKGKLQVKRASEGDRGWGQRSLASLSLVNRSLDVGLPSPPVGRETAGVSGALLRLTGRPACRAFLLTSVVMMMVLLTSIIIFLLTYKSHGQ